The Brasilonema sennae CENA114 genome includes a region encoding these proteins:
- a CDS encoding TrbI/VirB10 family protein, whose product MLQLHENHHNVSDVDSFLPFDSEEKKHEEVDENQENSTEVEDELEGDEDPALIKTKHDFVTSPWSRLGIIGGAFGVGFLLVFLVLNGMMNGSKTGLKPEATPTPSPTTTPSEQKDGDVYAKLALAKQQEELDTLNGKKDEKESKAEAKIQPTKAETRPTQQKVVTQETPPPRRRVYREPAAEPELKPRRREIASQPIPPLRPTAPVSKIPRVSHSNLTHSLLTKAVNNNQNQTVAKNPLAELERLRSVGNVGQVKYALTAFPSTTESTSTSTKEVTATTGEIRSTAEVNTTRSRRRSRRNESTDTTNNNTIEELRPRWKPTIESNSPKYADNEESSQAVNVSYDYLSEEAQILYERKPQYLVVGSFANATLVTPLVLPQTSHNNNNRSQAQTNTLRFVAQLDEPLYSNTGEIAIPRGTQVTITMLAVDDSSGVYAEVTTILKDGTEYPVSPGTISVLGEAGSPLIARPYKDKGPEIAKYDATLGTIAGIAKIGEIINKSEEVTEDLPLGGTRTRTRNNKRSIEGAFVQGFFGKLSDTVSKRTERATEEINRRPNVWYVPKNTKITIRVDRSLKL is encoded by the coding sequence ATGTTACAGTTACACGAAAATCATCATAATGTTTCTGATGTAGATAGTTTTCTACCATTCGATAGTGAGGAGAAAAAACATGAGGAAGTAGACGAGAATCAGGAGAATAGTACTGAAGTAGAAGATGAACTTGAAGGAGACGAAGACCCAGCTTTAATAAAAACTAAACACGATTTTGTCACATCCCCTTGGTCAAGATTAGGAATTATTGGTGGTGCATTTGGCGTAGGGTTTTTATTGGTATTTCTTGTCCTTAACGGAATGATGAACGGTAGTAAAACTGGCTTAAAACCAGAAGCTACCCCTACCCCTAGTCCCACTACTACCCCGTCGGAACAGAAAGATGGGGATGTTTACGCCAAACTCGCCCTTGCCAAGCAACAAGAAGAACTTGATACACTCAATGGCAAGAAGGATGAGAAGGAAAGCAAAGCTGAAGCTAAGATACAACCAACAAAAGCAGAAACGCGCCCCACACAACAAAAAGTCGTCACTCAAGAAACTCCTCCACCAAGAAGACGTGTCTATCGAGAACCAGCAGCCGAACCAGAGTTGAAACCAAGACGTAGAGAAATCGCCTCTCAACCAATACCACCTTTACGTCCTACTGCTCCCGTCTCGAAAATCCCCCGTGTGAGTCATTCTAACCTCACTCATTCCTTACTGACAAAAGCTGTAAATAATAACCAAAACCAAACCGTCGCGAAGAACCCACTCGCCGAACTTGAACGGCTGCGTAGCGTGGGAAATGTTGGTCAGGTTAAATATGCACTCACCGCTTTCCCCAGCACAACCGAAAGCACAAGCACGAGTACAAAAGAGGTTACTGCTACAACCGGAGAAATAAGATCCACAGCAGAAGTTAATACTACTCGTTCCCGTCGCCGCAGCCGTCGTAACGAGAGTACTGACACAACCAACAATAACACGATTGAGGAATTACGTCCTCGTTGGAAACCTACCATCGAAAGTAATAGCCCAAAGTACGCAGATAATGAAGAAAGCAGCCAAGCTGTAAATGTGAGTTATGACTACCTCAGCGAAGAAGCACAAATTCTTTATGAGAGAAAACCACAGTATTTGGTTGTTGGTTCATTTGCAAATGCAACCTTGGTCACTCCTCTGGTTTTACCTCAAACAAGTCATAACAATAACAACCGTTCGCAAGCACAAACAAATACGCTACGGTTTGTTGCCCAGTTAGATGAACCACTTTACAGCAATACAGGCGAAATTGCCATTCCAAGAGGTACGCAAGTCACAATCACAATGCTTGCAGTCGATGACTCATCAGGCGTGTATGCTGAGGTAACAACTATCCTTAAGGACGGAACTGAGTATCCAGTATCACCTGGTACAATATCAGTCTTAGGAGAAGCAGGTTCGCCCCTCATCGCCAGACCTTACAAAGATAAAGGACCAGAAATTGCCAAATACGATGCCACTTTAGGAACAATTGCTGGTATCGCCAAAATTGGAGAAATTATCAATAAATCCGAAGAGGTCACAGAAGATTTACCTCTAGGTGGAACAAGAACTCGCACTCGCAATAACAAGCGTAGCATTGAAGGTGCTTTCGTTCAAGGGTTTTTTGGCAAGTTGAGCGATACAGTCAGCAAACGCACTGAACGCGCCACTGAGGAAATCAATCGCCGTCCCAATGTTTGGTACGTACCTAAAAACACCAAAATCACTATCAGAGTCGATAGGTCATTAAAGCTGTGA